A portion of the Paenibacillus sp. PvR098 genome contains these proteins:
- a CDS encoding tripartite tricarboxylate transporter substrate binding protein codes for MKSKNKTILSVFSAVALAGSVLAGCGTGSSSTASGTAPTATNTATEAPKSKFPEKPIQLVVPYAAGGGTDITARTLANVVSKYLPNNGSVVVENKPGASGTIGLTGLTQAKPDGYVISMATIGNLAIQPNYGKTPYSFDSFEPILIATSVPHVLVVQADAPWKTVDEWLDYAQNNPNGFTYSTPGVGNTQHLNLEAVALKDGLKLRHLPYDGAAPAITALLGGHVKGAVVQVHEAKAQVDAGELRILANIGTSKSDAIPDAPLLAERGYTGYNAWTGIVAPKGTPKEVVTILQDAFKKALEDPEVIENFKKIGISPAYSGPDDFKKIAEETFTSTREVAKNVGLIK; via the coding sequence ATGAAAAGCAAAAATAAAACCATTCTCTCCGTATTTTCTGCAGTAGCACTCGCGGGTTCCGTGTTGGCAGGGTGTGGTACGGGGTCATCCTCGACTGCATCGGGTACAGCGCCGACGGCTACCAACACCGCCACTGAAGCTCCAAAGTCTAAGTTTCCCGAAAAACCAATCCAGTTGGTAGTTCCCTACGCCGCAGGCGGAGGAACGGATATCACGGCCCGCACACTCGCCAATGTAGTATCTAAATATCTCCCGAACAACGGTTCCGTAGTAGTGGAAAATAAGCCAGGTGCCAGCGGTACGATTGGATTGACCGGCCTTACTCAAGCCAAACCGGATGGCTATGTGATATCCATGGCAACCATTGGAAACTTGGCCATTCAACCAAACTATGGTAAAACACCGTATTCATTCGATAGCTTCGAACCGATCTTAATCGCAACCTCCGTGCCGCACGTATTAGTGGTCCAAGCGGATGCGCCTTGGAAAACAGTCGACGAATGGTTGGATTATGCCCAAAACAATCCGAATGGCTTCACTTATTCCACTCCTGGTGTAGGAAATACACAGCATTTGAATTTGGAAGCGGTTGCTCTTAAAGATGGACTCAAACTGAGACATTTACCTTATGATGGGGCTGCACCTGCGATTACTGCATTGCTCGGCGGGCATGTGAAAGGCGCGGTCGTACAGGTTCATGAAGCCAAGGCTCAAGTGGACGCAGGGGAATTGCGTATACTCGCGAATATCGGAACCTCCAAATCCGATGCCATTCCCGATGCGCCTTTACTTGCCGAAAGAGGCTATACCGGTTATAACGCGTGGACTGGAATTGTTGCGCCTAAAGGGACTCCTAAAGAAGTCGTTACGATTTTACAAGATGCCTTTAAAAAGGCATTGGAAGACCCGGAAGTGATTGAGAATTTCAAAAAGATCGGTATTTCGCCAGCCTATAGCGGTCCGGACGATTTCAAGAAAATTGCCGAGGAAACCTTTACATCAACCAGAGAGGTAGCGAAGAACGTCGGCTTGATCAAGTAA
- a CDS encoding FadR/GntR family transcriptional regulator, whose translation MIKKKQDVLLDSVPRKTLAKEVADRIIQLLVSGHLKPGDKLYPETELTKMLAVSRPVLREAMSSLESLGIIHRKTRDGTYFSEKIGSKPYTNMLSLAGDDLPSIIEARMALELGMVTLAAEKISDQQLDELYKTIQALSEHPGDYSELDKEFHRIIAFSVNNYVLEGMIDSLLMAFDRMSKKIEFRERDVAVEHHTAIYEALKKRSPSEAVAQMYRHLDYVRQKILKTRKGSED comes from the coding sequence GCAAAAGAAGTAGCCGACAGGATCATCCAACTCCTTGTTTCCGGACATTTAAAACCCGGGGATAAACTCTACCCCGAAACGGAACTAACAAAGATGCTGGCGGTTAGCAGACCTGTATTGCGTGAGGCTATGAGTTCTCTGGAATCGCTCGGGATTATCCATAGAAAAACACGAGACGGCACGTATTTTTCTGAAAAAATCGGCAGTAAACCGTATACGAATATGCTATCTCTGGCTGGGGATGATTTGCCGTCCATTATCGAGGCCAGGATGGCATTAGAGCTTGGTATGGTCACGCTGGCCGCAGAGAAGATTTCAGACCAACAACTCGATGAGCTGTACAAAACGATTCAAGCTCTTTCCGAACATCCGGGCGATTATTCCGAGCTGGATAAAGAATTCCACAGAATCATTGCTTTTAGCGTAAACAATTATGTACTGGAAGGGATGATCGATTCTCTTTTGATGGCTTTTGACCGGATGAGTAAAAAGATCGAATTTAGAGAACGGGATGTTGCGGTTGAGCATCATACAGCGATTTACGAGGCACTGAAGAAGAGGTCGCCTTCTGAAGCTGTCGCCCAAATGTACCGCCATTTAGATTATGTAAGACAAAAAATTTTAAAGACCAGAAAAGGAAGTGAGGACTAG